One stretch of Chryseobacterium fluminis DNA includes these proteins:
- a CDS encoding M16 family metallopeptidase, producing MKKRLLSVVAAAFFGMALNAQQIKFEEYDLPNGLHVILHQDNSAPVVTTGVMYHVGAKDEVKGRTGFAHFFEHLLFEGTPNIKRGDWFKIVSSNGGQNNANTTNDRTYYYETFPSNNEQLGLWMEAERLRHAVINQVGVDTQREVVKEEKRLRMDNQPYGNLFTTIQKNLFTNHPYNWPTIGSMEDLNAAKLDEFQAFYKKFYVPNNATLVVAGDIKPEQTKKWIQEYYGGIPKGTVAPKNFPKDEPITKEKEVTATDPNIQLPAYVFAYRTPGNKEKDAYILDMLSSYLSNGKSSVLYKKLVDQEKKALQVAAFNQGLEDYGIFAFFAIPMGQTTKATLQADIDAEIKKLQTGLISEEDYQKLQNQYENQFVNANSSIQGIAASLATNHVLMGDTNLINKEIDIYRSVTRQDLQNAAKKYLNSNQRVIINYVPEKK from the coding sequence ATGAAAAAGCGACTTCTTTCTGTTGTTGCAGCGGCGTTTTTCGGAATGGCCTTAAATGCACAACAAATTAAATTTGAAGAATATGACTTACCAAACGGTCTTCATGTAATCCTTCATCAGGATAATTCTGCACCGGTAGTCACTACAGGTGTCATGTACCACGTAGGTGCCAAAGATGAAGTAAAAGGAAGAACTGGTTTCGCTCACTTCTTTGAGCATCTTTTATTTGAAGGAACTCCCAACATCAAAAGAGGCGACTGGTTCAAGATCGTTTCATCAAACGGAGGACAGAATAATGCCAACACGACCAACGACAGAACGTATTACTATGAAACTTTCCCTTCCAATAACGAGCAGCTCGGACTTTGGATGGAAGCAGAAAGATTACGTCATGCGGTGATCAACCAGGTAGGTGTAGATACCCAGAGAGAAGTTGTAAAAGAAGAAAAAAGACTGAGAATGGATAACCAGCCTTACGGGAATCTTTTCACAACGATTCAGAAAAACCTTTTCACCAATCACCCATACAACTGGCCTACGATCGGGTCTATGGAAGATTTAAATGCAGCAAAACTGGATGAGTTCCAGGCTTTTTATAAAAAATTCTATGTTCCGAATAATGCTACTTTAGTAGTGGCGGGAGATATCAAACCCGAGCAGACCAAAAAATGGATTCAGGAATACTACGGAGGGATTCCAAAAGGAACGGTAGCTCCGAAAAATTTCCCGAAAGATGAGCCTATCACCAAAGAAAAAGAAGTAACCGCTACGGACCCGAACATCCAGCTTCCTGCATATGTTTTCGCATACAGAACTCCTGGAAATAAAGAAAAGGACGCCTATATTTTAGATATGCTTTCTTCTTATTTAAGCAATGGTAAATCTTCCGTTTTATACAAAAAATTAGTTGATCAGGAGAAAAAGGCGCTGCAGGTAGCTGCTTTCAATCAGGGACTTGAGGATTACGGTATTTTCGCATTCTTTGCCATCCCGATGGGACAGACGACGAAAGCAACGTTACAGGCCGACATCGATGCGGAGATCAAAAAACTTCAGACCGGATTAATTTCTGAAGAAGATTATCAGAAGCTTCAGAACCAGTATGAAAACCAGTTTGTGAATGCCAACTCAAGCATTCAGGGAATTGCGGCTTCTTTGGCGACAAATCACGTATTGATGGGAGATACCAATCTTATCAACAAGGAAATCGATATTTACAGATCGGTTACGAGACAGGATCTTCAGAATGCTGCTAAAAAGTACCTGAATTCTAATCAAAGAGTAATCATTAATTACGTACCTGAAAAAAAATAA
- a CDS encoding ATP-dependent helicase, producing the protein MEDYLKGLNESQFDAVTTLQGPLMVLAGAGSGKTRVLTMRIAHLITNGVDPFNILALTFTNKAAKEMKERIARVVGQSNARSLWMGTFHSVFARILRGEAHLLGFPSNFTIYDQQDALNVIKKVIKDMNIDADLYKPKKVQSRISTYKNNLITVRAYYNNPELMEADEKANMKFIGKIYEKYVDACFRNGAMDFDDLLLKTNELLTRFPEVLAKYQDRFRYILVDEYQDTNHSQYLIVKALASKFENICVVGDDAQSIYSFRGANIYNILNFKKDYPDAITVSLEQNYRSTQNIVNAANVVIAKNLQQFKKNVFSENEEGEKIKVYRSLSDADEANFVAGNIWETRNREQRKYSDFAILYRTNSQTRAFEDALRRKNIPYRVYGGLSFYQRKEVKDLIAYLRLLINENDSEALMRIINYPVRGIGETTQNKIIVFADAHNISVSKVLDSLPMYAPQLGLNNGVLNKLNDFWSMIKAFKVLLKTETAYDVAMEVAKRSGLIKFLKDDQTPEGISRVENIQELMNSMQGFIEEQMQIEDGDPSLPNFLENIALSADTQNKNDDEEMVSLMTIHLSKGLEFPVVHLVGLEENLFPSFMSSATREDLEEERRLFYVALTRAEKQAFFSYAVSRFQWGKITDAEPSRFLSEIDDQYIEFVNPAIEKRFINNSGVKSNIFDEHPSEMKSFKRVEKKTIEKAEGSKPIAEPRKLKPVATAKIINPSGASSQDIEVGDKVRHDRFGIGEVTFLDGTDPQNIKAKVVFMHEGEKNLILKYAKLTKI; encoded by the coding sequence ATGGAGGATTATCTGAAAGGACTTAATGAATCACAATTTGACGCCGTTACCACATTACAGGGACCATTAATGGTACTTGCCGGGGCTGGTTCGGGAAAAACACGTGTGTTGACAATGCGTATTGCTCATTTAATTACGAATGGAGTAGACCCCTTCAATATTCTCGCGCTAACCTTTACCAATAAAGCAGCAAAAGAAATGAAAGAACGTATTGCAAGAGTGGTGGGCCAAAGCAATGCAAGAAGTCTCTGGATGGGAACATTTCACTCGGTGTTTGCAAGAATTCTGAGAGGAGAAGCACACCTCCTTGGTTTCCCCTCCAACTTTACGATCTATGATCAGCAGGATGCGCTGAATGTGATCAAAAAAGTAATCAAAGACATGAACATCGATGCCGATTTGTACAAGCCTAAAAAAGTTCAGTCCAGGATCTCTACCTATAAGAACAATCTGATCACAGTGAGAGCTTATTACAATAATCCGGAACTGATGGAAGCTGATGAAAAAGCGAATATGAAATTCATAGGGAAAATCTACGAAAAATATGTCGATGCCTGTTTCAGAAACGGAGCCATGGATTTTGATGATTTGTTATTAAAGACCAATGAGCTGCTGACCCGTTTCCCCGAAGTGCTGGCAAAATACCAGGACAGGTTCAGATATATCCTTGTGGATGAGTACCAGGATACCAACCATTCCCAGTACCTGATTGTAAAGGCACTGGCTTCAAAGTTTGAAAATATCTGTGTGGTGGGTGATGATGCTCAGTCTATCTATTCATTCCGTGGAGCTAATATTTACAATATATTAAATTTTAAGAAAGATTATCCTGACGCTATTACGGTCTCACTGGAACAGAATTACCGTTCTACGCAGAATATCGTGAACGCGGCAAATGTGGTGATCGCCAAAAACTTACAGCAGTTTAAGAAAAATGTATTCAGTGAAAATGAAGAAGGAGAAAAAATAAAAGTCTACCGGTCACTTTCTGATGCTGATGAGGCAAATTTCGTAGCAGGAAATATCTGGGAAACCCGGAACAGGGAACAGAGGAAATACAGTGATTTCGCGATCTTATACCGGACCAACTCTCAGACGCGTGCTTTTGAAGATGCTCTGAGACGCAAAAATATTCCGTACAGGGTATATGGAGGTCTGTCTTTCTATCAACGGAAAGAGGTGAAGGATTTAATTGCTTATCTGCGTCTTCTGATCAATGAAAATGACTCCGAGGCATTAATGAGAATTATTAATTATCCGGTAAGAGGTATAGGGGAAACCACGCAGAATAAAATCATTGTTTTTGCAGATGCCCATAATATTTCTGTCTCGAAAGTTTTAGACAGTCTTCCGATGTATGCTCCTCAGCTAGGACTCAATAACGGGGTTTTAAATAAACTGAATGATTTCTGGTCAATGATCAAAGCATTTAAGGTCCTGCTTAAAACAGAAACGGCCTATGATGTTGCGATGGAAGTGGCAAAACGCAGCGGTTTAATCAAGTTTTTAAAAGACGATCAGACACCGGAAGGAATTTCGCGTGTGGAAAATATTCAGGAATTAATGAACTCGATGCAGGGATTCATAGAAGAGCAGATGCAGATTGAAGACGGAGATCCGAGTCTGCCGAATTTTCTTGAGAATATTGCCCTTTCTGCAGATACGCAGAATAAGAATGATGATGAGGAAATGGTTTCGCTCATGACCATTCACCTTTCAAAAGGCCTAGAATTCCCGGTAGTTCACCTGGTTGGTCTGGAGGAAAATCTCTTCCCGAGTTTTATGAGTTCGGCTACCAGAGAAGATCTGGAAGAAGAAAGAAGACTTTTTTATGTGGCTTTAACAAGAGCTGAAAAGCAGGCCTTTTTCTCATATGCGGTTTCCCGTTTCCAATGGGGCAAAATTACGGATGCGGAGCCTTCCAGATTCTTAAGCGAAATTGATGACCAGTACATTGAATTTGTGAATCCGGCCATTGAAAAACGCTTTATCAACAATTCCGGAGTGAAATCCAATATTTTTGATGAACACCCTTCCGAAATGAAAAGCTTTAAAAGAGTCGAAAAAAAGACGATTGAGAAAGCAGAGGGCTCGAAGCCTATTGCGGAACCCCGTAAGCTGAAACCTGTTGCCACCGCAAAAATTATTAACCCGAGCGGTGCTTCGTCACAGGATATTGAAGTAGGTGATAAGGTAAGACACGACCGTTTCGGGATCGGAGAAGTAACATTCCTGGACGGAACGGATCCCCAAAATATTAAGGCAAAAGTAGTTTTCATGCATGAAGGCGAAAAGAACTTAATTTTAAAATACGCTAAGCTTACAAAAATATAA
- a CDS encoding TonB-dependent receptor plug domain-containing protein — protein sequence MANKKTIFSASVLFFLGAYAFGQEKTDTVKTSDLEEVVILGSRSGARSKTDSPVPVDVFNIKESSIVLPQTNISQILNAVAPSFTSTIQTNADGTDHLDPAQLRGLGPDQVLVLINGKRRHTSALVNVNGSPGRGTVGTDLNAVPSFAINRIEVLRDGASAQYGSDAIAGVINLGLKRDTGKLTGQLTYGGNLTSAANDHTGDFDGQNIQVDLNYGNKIGRKGGFYNITWTSQFRNPTYRAGTESGTIFNAYNAIEKRALNDGVNLSSLFTNINSTPDSQQLINYIHQYAQGVNYFSQAFQNQIQGANTIAALQGILNQDVTNQELDYRGLSRKDYNMQVGQSKLNNQQLFANVEVPINDHWKVYTFGGYSYRSGTSGGFYRKPNQSRTFTGLYIDGYLPQIGTDIQDLSLSAGIKGIWEGWNVDFSNTFGQNAFDYTIQNTGNTSLRFVSPREFRAGGLRFSQNTINLDIAKKYDVWSGINVAFGAEHRYENFKITAGEEASYATYDVNGNVWNNTTQRPTDFFGNALAGGSQVFAGFRPENAVDKNRQSVAGYADVELNFTDWLLVDAAARYENYSDFGSTFNYKLASRVRLAPNLNFRFAGSTGFRAPSIHQIYYNVTSTLFTDGQLREVGTFSNDSQIAEDFGIPKLKQETSKSASIGFTYKIPDFNLSFTADGYFTRIDNRIVLTDQFTGPLVNTLGVNGAQFFANSIDTETKGLDIVVTQQARFSDFKLDSNFALNLNHTRKVGDTHTSSKLESLGLENTFFSEKSRVYLEEAVPQVKASLSHSLAWRNASVYLRNTYFGKVTGADIIDANGDGVIGFNEHQKIAAKIITDISLAYQFTKNVGLTLGVNNLFDIYPTENLPASTNNDQFIYSRSTSQFGQNGRYVFSRLNINF from the coding sequence ATGGCAAATAAAAAGACAATTTTTTCAGCTTCAGTTTTATTTTTTCTGGGAGCTTATGCCTTTGGACAGGAGAAAACCGATACGGTGAAAACATCAGATCTGGAGGAAGTGGTTATTTTAGGTTCAAGAAGCGGAGCAAGATCAAAAACAGACAGTCCGGTTCCCGTAGATGTTTTTAATATAAAAGAATCTTCCATCGTTTTACCTCAGACCAATATTTCACAGATTTTAAATGCAGTGGCCCCTTCGTTTACATCAACCATTCAAACCAATGCAGATGGGACCGATCATTTGGATCCGGCTCAGTTGAGAGGTTTGGGTCCGGATCAGGTACTGGTTCTGATCAATGGTAAAAGAAGACATACTTCTGCTTTGGTCAATGTCAACGGAAGTCCCGGAAGAGGAACCGTAGGTACGGATTTAAATGCAGTTCCTTCTTTCGCCATCAACAGAATAGAAGTTTTAAGAGACGGCGCTTCCGCACAGTATGGTTCTGACGCGATTGCAGGAGTTATCAATCTAGGATTGAAAAGAGATACCGGAAAACTGACCGGTCAACTGACTTACGGTGGAAACCTGACCTCCGCGGCAAATGACCATACCGGTGATTTTGACGGGCAAAATATTCAGGTGGATCTCAACTATGGTAACAAGATTGGCAGGAAAGGAGGCTTTTATAACATTACCTGGACTTCACAGTTCCGAAATCCGACCTACAGAGCCGGAACGGAAAGCGGAACGATTTTTAATGCGTACAATGCCATTGAAAAAAGAGCCCTGAACGACGGGGTTAATCTTTCTTCACTGTTTACCAATATCAACTCAACCCCTGATTCTCAGCAGTTGATTAATTATATACATCAATATGCTCAGGGAGTAAATTATTTTTCACAGGCCTTTCAAAATCAGATTCAGGGAGCCAATACCATTGCTGCGTTGCAGGGGATTTTGAATCAGGATGTAACCAATCAGGAACTGGACTACAGAGGCCTTTCCAGAAAAGATTACAATATGCAGGTCGGGCAGTCCAAACTGAACAACCAACAGCTTTTTGCGAATGTGGAAGTTCCGATAAACGATCACTGGAAAGTGTACACTTTTGGAGGATACAGCTATAGAAGCGGTACTTCGGGAGGGTTTTACAGAAAACCGAACCAGAGCCGGACATTTACAGGCCTGTATATCGACGGCTACCTGCCCCAGATCGGGACAGATATTCAGGACCTTTCACTTTCTGCCGGAATCAAAGGAATTTGGGAAGGCTGGAACGTAGATTTCAGCAATACTTTCGGACAGAACGCTTTCGATTATACTATTCAGAATACGGGAAATACATCTCTGAGGTTTGTATCTCCAAGAGAATTCCGCGCGGGAGGATTGCGTTTTTCCCAGAATACCATTAATCTGGATATTGCTAAAAAATATGATGTGTGGAGCGGTATTAATGTTGCTTTCGGAGCAGAACACCGGTACGAAAATTTCAAAATCACAGCAGGAGAGGAAGCTTCTTATGCCACGTATGATGTGAACGGAAATGTCTGGAATAATACCACTCAGCGTCCCACAGATTTCTTTGGAAATGCCCTTGCCGGCGGTTCCCAGGTTTTTGCAGGGTTCCGACCGGAAAATGCCGTAGATAAAAACAGGCAGTCCGTAGCGGGATATGCCGATGTAGAACTGAATTTTACCGATTGGCTCCTGGTAGATGCTGCTGCGAGATATGAAAATTATTCTGATTTTGGTTCTACCTTTAATTATAAATTAGCATCAAGAGTCAGATTGGCTCCCAATTTGAATTTCAGATTTGCCGGTTCTACGGGATTCAGAGCGCCGTCCATTCACCAGATTTATTATAATGTAACGTCTACCTTATTCACAGACGGGCAATTAAGGGAAGTAGGAACCTTCAGCAATGATTCTCAAATCGCTGAAGATTTTGGAATTCCGAAATTGAAACAGGAGACGTCAAAATCTGCAAGTATAGGTTTTACATACAAAATTCCGGATTTCAATCTGAGCTTTACGGCTGATGGATATTTCACAAGAATTGATAACAGAATTGTGTTAACGGATCAGTTTACAGGTCCTTTGGTGAATACTTTAGGGGTAAACGGTGCACAGTTTTTTGCCAATTCTATCGATACGGAAACAAAAGGGCTCGATATTGTTGTTACTCAGCAGGCACGGTTCTCGGATTTTAAGCTGGACAGTAATTTTGCGCTTAATTTAAACCATACCCGCAAGGTCGGAGACACCCACACTTCTTCTAAACTGGAAAGCCTGGGACTGGAAAATACTTTTTTTTCAGAAAAATCAAGGGTTTATCTTGAAGAAGCGGTGCCGCAGGTGAAAGCCAGTTTATCACATAGTTTAGCCTGGAGAAATGCCAGTGTTTATTTAAGAAATACGTATTTCGGAAAAGTGACAGGGGCCGACATTATCGACGCTAATGGAGACGGAGTTATCGGTTTCAATGAGCATCAGAAAATTGCAGCTAAAATCATTACAGACATTTCTCTGGCCTATCAATTTACAAAAAACGTAGGGCTCACCCTGGGCGTAAACAATCTTTTTGATATTTATCCTACCGAAAACCTTCCGGCATCTACCAATAATGATCAGTTCATCTATTCACGGTCTACCTCACAGTTTGGCCAGAACGGGAGATATGTGTTTTCAAGGCTCAACATTAATTTTTAA
- a CDS encoding alpha/beta hydrolase, with protein MMPKIITCLVLTLISLNVFSQKDHTFSNIHYYDEKINKSDVYINERCILDLYVPENAKNFSTILWFHGGGLTGGQKEIPEALKNKGVAIIGVNYRLSPKVNAPEYIKDAAAATAWAFKNIKKYGGREDLIFISGHSAGGYLAAMVGLNKSYLDTYGIDANKLAGIIPFSGQMISHFTARKEKGIDELDARIDDFAPLHFIRADAPPLLLITGDREKELLGRYEENAYMARIMKLKGHKETTLYELDGFDHGGMAQPAFPLLLNEVKRVEKLKK; from the coding sequence ATGATGCCTAAGATTATCACTTGTTTAGTACTGACCTTAATTTCTCTTAACGTATTTTCACAGAAAGATCATACTTTCAGTAATATTCATTACTACGATGAAAAAATAAACAAATCAGATGTTTATATCAACGAAAGGTGTATTCTGGATCTGTACGTTCCTGAGAATGCTAAAAATTTTTCCACCATACTTTGGTTTCACGGTGGGGGCCTGACAGGAGGACAGAAAGAAATACCTGAAGCTTTAAAAAATAAAGGTGTTGCCATCATCGGGGTTAATTACAGGCTTTCTCCTAAGGTTAATGCTCCGGAATATATTAAAGATGCAGCAGCTGCTACGGCCTGGGCTTTTAAAAATATAAAAAAATACGGAGGCCGTGAAGACCTGATCTTTATTTCGGGACATTCCGCAGGCGGTTATCTTGCCGCGATGGTAGGCCTCAACAAATCTTATCTTGATACGTATGGAATTGACGCCAATAAACTGGCCGGAATTATTCCTTTCAGCGGACAGATGATTTCTCATTTTACGGCCAGAAAAGAAAAAGGGATTGATGAGCTGGACGCAAGAATTGATGACTTTGCACCCCTTCATTTTATCCGTGCCGATGCACCTCCTCTGTTGCTGATCACCGGTGACCGCGAAAAAGAATTATTGGGAAGATATGAGGAAAACGCCTACATGGCGAGAATTATGAAATTAAAGGGACATAAGGAAACGACTTTATACGAGCTGGACGGTTTTGATCATGGAGGAATGGCCCAGCCCGCATTTCCGTTACTTCTGAATGAAGTAAAAAGAGTGGAGAAACTGAAAAAATAA
- a CDS encoding phospholipase D family protein, translated as MGIFYNNALCDIYIGKSAGAKLMQDIRNAKSNVKIVSPYLSPFLIKELIDLHSRGIRIRLITSDEIEDFYGYDKNIHKLIIQHKHVDEKAKEKRDSLVTLSGTLLFAMIGLGVVLLPLMYLLNNFKPAYGFILVVLMFFVRDSVVKKIKRTKVYHYTYKQLFPFKVFVSPNSGNSFNKTFIHSKIYIIDDEVAYMGSLNFTGSGVRDNHETRIRTSDPNAVAKITEEVKEIFYHSNLVERDIQFWGSQLYEEPDN; from the coding sequence ATGGGAATATTTTATAACAATGCGCTCTGTGATATTTACATAGGGAAGAGTGCAGGAGCAAAGCTGATGCAGGATATACGAAATGCAAAGAGCAACGTGAAAATTGTTTCTCCCTATCTTTCGCCTTTTCTGATCAAAGAATTAATTGATCTGCACTCACGGGGAATCCGGATCAGGCTTATTACAAGCGATGAGATAGAGGATTTTTACGGTTATGACAAGAATATTCACAAGCTGATTATTCAGCATAAGCATGTCGATGAAAAAGCAAAAGAAAAACGTGATAGCCTTGTTACGTTATCCGGAACCCTGCTTTTTGCCATGATCGGTCTGGGAGTGGTTCTGCTTCCTTTAATGTATCTTTTAAACAATTTTAAACCGGCCTATGGTTTTATTCTCGTTGTCCTGATGTTCTTTGTGAGAGATTCTGTTGTTAAAAAGATCAAAAGAACAAAAGTTTATCATTACACCTATAAACAGCTTTTTCCCTTTAAAGTATTTGTCTCTCCGAATAGTGGAAATTCTTTCAATAAAACATTCATTCACAGCAAAATTTATATCATCGATGATGAGGTTGCCTATATGGGCTCCCTGAATTTTACCGGAAGCGGGGTCCGGGACAATCATGAAACCCGAATCAGAACTTCGGATCCCAATGCTGTTGCCAAGATCACAGAAGAGGTGAAAGAGATTTTTTACCACTCTAACCTGGTAGAAAGAGACATTCAGTTCTGGGGAAGTCAGTTGTACGAGGAACCGGATAATTAA
- a CDS encoding alpha/beta hydrolase gives MKSMNHNIMYRFSINLFFLFFLGLCSLSFSQNPMEPKTPKSTLLPEKTDFSENVVYKTDEKGNSLHLDIYRPKNTPAENFPVVIYVHGGGWVGGDKIIHADNYIENTILKLVEKKFAVISIDYTLVSKDVHFPAPVNDTKDAVRWVRKNAGTYHFDTNNIGLFGASAGSHLSMLAAYTQDNEFVGAPELSGYSAKVSYVVNNFGPADLNKLLLTRIGRFPASVVGLFSKEIVTLRENLIRGISGYEIKSDKRKVVDYFKTISPITYADHAVPTLILQGNKDKIVPLKQSKQLQKALQKANIKSSLTIVEEGNHGFRTTDKDDLNRLADEMVDFIVAQKIN, from the coding sequence ATGAAATCAATGAATCACAATATCATGTACAGGTTTTCTATAAACCTGTTTTTTTTATTTTTCCTGGGCTTATGTTCGCTAAGCTTTTCTCAAAATCCAATGGAGCCGAAAACTCCGAAAAGCACACTTCTGCCGGAAAAAACCGATTTTTCAGAAAATGTGGTTTATAAAACGGACGAAAAAGGAAATTCTTTACATTTGGATATTTACAGACCGAAAAATACGCCTGCCGAAAATTTCCCGGTGGTAATCTACGTTCATGGAGGCGGCTGGGTCGGCGGTGATAAGATCATCCATGCAGACAACTATATCGAAAATACCATTCTGAAACTGGTTGAGAAAAAGTTTGCCGTTATCAGCATAGATTATACGCTGGTCAGTAAAGATGTCCATTTTCCCGCTCCGGTAAATGACACTAAGGATGCGGTACGATGGGTAAGAAAGAATGCGGGAACCTATCATTTCGATACGAATAATATCGGTCTGTTCGGAGCCTCTGCCGGTTCACATCTGTCAATGCTCGCAGCGTATACTCAGGATAATGAATTCGTGGGAGCTCCGGAACTATCCGGATATTCGGCAAAGGTAAGCTATGTGGTTAATAATTTCGGACCTGCCGATTTAAATAAACTTTTACTGACCAGGATCGGAAGATTTCCGGCATCTGTTGTCGGACTGTTTTCTAAAGAGATCGTCACCCTGAGAGAAAATCTGATCCGCGGAATATCAGGTTACGAAATTAAAAGCGATAAAAGAAAAGTTGTCGATTATTTTAAAACGATATCTCCCATTACCTATGCGGACCATGCGGTTCCAACGCTTATTTTACAGGGGAATAAAGATAAGATTGTCCCTTTAAAGCAATCAAAACAACTTCAGAAAGCCCTTCAGAAAGCAAATATAAAAAGTTCTTTAACCATCGTCGAAGAGGGAAATCATGGTTTCAGAACAACGGATAAAGATGATCTGAACCGGCTCGCCGATGAAATGGTGGATTTTATCGTTGCGCAGAAAATTAATTAA
- a CDS encoding DUF3037 domain-containing protein, giving the protein MQEDKIYEYAVIRLVPKVEREEFFNIGLVMFSKREKFIRVEFYLCPDKFRLMHSKLDYDDVTRNLESFKKIAEGNKDGGPIAQFDIPERFRWLTAVRSSVVQTSRPHPGKSKDLETTFGKLFEELVK; this is encoded by the coding sequence ATGCAAGAGGATAAAATATACGAATATGCTGTCATACGCTTGGTTCCGAAAGTTGAGAGGGAAGAATTTTTCAATATAGGGCTGGTGATGTTTTCTAAAAGAGAAAAATTTATCAGGGTAGAGTTTTATCTATGTCCGGATAAATTCAGATTAATGCACAGTAAGCTTGATTATGATGACGTCACCAGGAATCTGGAAAGCTTCAAAAAAATAGCGGAAGGAAACAAAGACGGAGGACCGATTGCTCAGTTTGATATTCCTGAACGTTTCCGTTGGCTGACGGCCGTCAGGAGTTCTGTCGTTCAGACTTCAAGACCCCATCCCGGAAAATCCAAAGATCTGGAAACTACTTTTGGTAAACTTTTTGAGGAGTTAGTAAAATAA
- a CDS encoding HipA family kinase produces MLDLRTVTVTRYILPLREGGSLPALAEADDDFKYVLKFRGAGHGVKMLISELLGGKITEALGLRIPELVFINLDVDFGRAEADEEIQDLLKNSEGLNLGLHYLSGSITYDPGINTDPLLASKIVWLDAFITNIDRTFKNTNMLMWNKELWIIDNGASFYFHHSWQSFDTAAKTPFKYVKDHVLLPQATMLNEADQFAKEILNENLFREIVNTIPEDWLHWNDADETPDEIRDVYFKFLKTRLENSEIFLNEAKNARG; encoded by the coding sequence ATGTTGGATTTAAGAACAGTAACCGTCACGCGTTACATTCTGCCTCTCCGCGAAGGAGGTTCGCTTCCCGCTTTGGCAGAGGCTGATGATGATTTTAAATATGTCTTGAAATTCCGTGGTGCAGGCCACGGCGTTAAGATGCTGATTTCCGAATTATTAGGAGGAAAAATCACCGAAGCACTAGGGTTGAGAATACCTGAACTGGTTTTTATCAACCTTGATGTAGATTTTGGAAGAGCAGAAGCTGATGAAGAAATTCAGGATTTGCTGAAAAACTCTGAGGGTCTCAATTTGGGTCTGCACTATCTTTCAGGCTCCATAACGTATGATCCCGGCATCAACACAGATCCGCTCCTGGCTTCAAAGATCGTCTGGCTGGATGCATTTATCACCAATATAGACCGTACTTTTAAAAACACGAACATGCTGATGTGGAATAAAGAATTATGGATTATAGATAATGGAGCCTCTTTTTATTTCCATCATTCGTGGCAAAGTTTTGACACCGCGGCCAAAACACCGTTCAAGTATGTAAAAGACCATGTGTTGCTTCCCCAGGCGACCATGCTGAATGAAGCGGACCAATTTGCAAAGGAAATTCTGAATGAAAATCTCTTCAGAGAGATCGTCAATACCATTCCTGAAGACTGGCTGCACTGGAACGATGCTGATGAAACACCTGATGAAATCCGTGATGTTTATTTCAAATTCCTGAAAACAAGGTTAGAAAATTCTGAAATCTTTTTAAACGAAGCTAAAAATGCAAGAGGATAA